The following coding sequences are from one Hyalangium gracile window:
- a CDS encoding aldehyde dehydrogenase family protein — MSLDAKQIDAIVDQVVRKLSKELSELPQPVPAPALPPHGHADDRRGSERRYGTSPLQPEARPPVPTGRAAAFHRGRKGIFDDLDAATEAARAAFEQWSDAPLEMRDRVVEAMRETTRRAARELSEMAVKETGLGRVEDKIKKNLLCANKTPGTEILQPRAFTGDHGLTLLERAPYGVIGSITPTTNPTETIINNGIGMIAGGNAVVFNVHPSARKVSAHHIQLLNEAIVSVGGPENLLCALAEPTIDSAQALMKHKNVRLLVVTGGPAVVRAAMNSGKRAIAAGPGNPPVVVDETAHLDRAARDIVDGASLDNNIVCIVEKEVFAVASIADELKQRMERHGAFEVTGAAIHRLEKLVVHDGHPVKDWVGKDAEKIAEAAGIRVPKGTRLLFAEVDPTHSFVQAELLLPVIGFARMRNVEDCITAAVQAEHGFGHTATMHSTNLDNLSTMARLINTSIFVKNGPSFAGLGMTGEGYTSFTIASPTGEGLTTAVNFTRERRCTLKDSFRIV; from the coding sequence ATGAGCCTCGACGCGAAGCAGATCGACGCCATCGTCGATCAGGTGGTCCGCAAGCTCTCCAAGGAGCTGTCGGAGCTGCCCCAGCCGGTGCCCGCCCCCGCGCTGCCGCCGCATGGCCATGCCGATGATCGGCGTGGCAGCGAGCGCCGCTACGGCACCTCTCCCCTGCAGCCCGAGGCCAGGCCCCCCGTGCCCACGGGCCGGGCCGCCGCCTTCCACCGCGGCCGCAAGGGCATCTTCGACGACCTGGACGCCGCCACCGAGGCCGCGCGCGCCGCCTTCGAGCAGTGGAGCGACGCTCCGCTGGAGATGCGCGACCGCGTCGTCGAGGCCATGCGAGAGACGACTCGCCGCGCCGCCCGCGAGCTGTCCGAGATGGCGGTGAAGGAGACGGGCCTGGGCCGCGTGGAGGACAAGATCAAGAAGAACCTCCTGTGCGCCAACAAGACGCCGGGCACGGAGATCCTCCAGCCGCGCGCCTTCACGGGCGACCACGGGCTGACGCTGCTGGAGCGCGCGCCCTATGGCGTCATCGGCTCCATCACGCCGACCACCAACCCCACCGAGACGATCATCAACAACGGCATCGGGATGATCGCCGGGGGCAACGCGGTGGTGTTCAACGTCCACCCGAGCGCCAGGAAGGTGAGCGCGCACCACATCCAGCTGCTCAACGAGGCCATCGTCTCGGTGGGCGGGCCGGAGAACCTCTTGTGCGCGCTGGCCGAGCCGACGATCGACTCGGCGCAGGCGCTGATGAAGCACAAGAACGTGCGGCTGCTGGTGGTGACGGGCGGGCCAGCGGTGGTGCGCGCGGCGATGAACTCGGGCAAGCGGGCCATCGCGGCCGGCCCGGGCAACCCGCCGGTGGTGGTGGACGAGACGGCGCACCTGGATCGCGCGGCCCGGGACATCGTGGACGGCGCCTCGCTGGACAACAACATCGTCTGCATCGTGGAGAAGGAAGTGTTCGCGGTGGCCTCCATCGCGGACGAGCTCAAGCAGCGGATGGAGCGCCACGGCGCCTTCGAGGTGACGGGCGCGGCCATCCACCGGCTGGAGAAGCTGGTGGTGCACGACGGCCACCCGGTGAAGGACTGGGTGGGCAAGGACGCGGAGAAGATCGCCGAGGCCGCCGGCATCCGGGTGCCCAAGGGCACGCGGCTGCTGTTCGCGGAGGTGGATCCGACGCACTCCTTCGTCCAGGCGGAGCTGCTGCTGCCGGTGATCGGCTTCGCGCGGATGCGCAACGTGGAGGACTGCATCACCGCCGCCGTGCAGGCCGAGCACGGCTTCGGGCACACCGCGACGATGCACTCGACGAACCTGGACAACCTCAGCACGATGGCGCGGCTCATCAACACGTCCATCTTCGTGAAGAACGGGCCCTCCTTCGCCGGGCTGGGGATGACGGGCGAGGGCTACACCTCCTTCACCATCGCCTCGCCGACGGGAGAGGGGCTCACCACGGCGGTGAACTTCACTCGCGAGCGGCGCTGCACGCTCAAGGACTCGTTCCGCATTGTCTGA
- a CDS encoding BMC domain-containing protein encodes MSEPLPLPGPALALLELDSIARGYVVADAVVKRAAVTLSLAEAVTPGKYLLLFSGEVAEVQESFQAGVETAGRTLLDKLLLPMAAQGLVDGLQGRFSRIDGESVGIVETHTVAAALLCADVALKRAEVVLERLQLARGIGGKGVFVLSGEQHMVEAALEGAATAVESHLLLTTELIQRPSPELRGRVL; translated from the coding sequence TTGTCTGAGCCCCTGCCACTTCCCGGCCCCGCGCTGGCGCTGCTGGAGCTGGACTCCATCGCGCGTGGCTACGTCGTGGCCGACGCGGTGGTGAAGCGCGCGGCGGTGACGCTGTCGCTCGCGGAGGCGGTGACGCCGGGCAAGTACCTGCTGCTCTTCTCCGGCGAGGTGGCGGAGGTGCAGGAGTCCTTCCAGGCCGGCGTGGAGACCGCCGGGCGCACCCTGCTGGACAAGCTGCTGCTGCCCATGGCCGCGCAGGGCCTGGTGGACGGCCTGCAGGGCCGCTTCTCCCGCATCGACGGCGAGAGCGTGGGCATCGTCGAGACGCACACGGTGGCCGCGGCGCTGCTGTGCGCGGACGTGGCGCTCAAACGCGCCGAGGTGGTGCTGGAGCGGCTCCAGCTCGCTCGGGGCATCGGCGGCAAGGGCGTCTTCGTGCTCTCCGGAGAGCAGCACATGGTGGAGGCGGCGCTCGAGGGCGCGGCGACGGCGGTGGAGTCCCACCTGCTGCTGACCACGGAGCTCATCCAGCGTCCCAGCCCCGAGCTGCGCGGACGGGTGCTCTAG
- a CDS encoding PAS domain-containing sensor histidine kinase, producing the protein MTEHPLGVRAVPALAPERVSAQAEALPYRDLFLALAEELPDAIFTKDLQGRYTYINSAGARFLGRPAEEILGRRDCELLGLEEARNSQEFDRQTLLAGRTLHAEMSEWLAGVQREWLSTKGVLRRADGQVTGLFGICRDVSDHRRSEAARSQSEALFRAASSNSFDAFFIVRADSEGLRLLHVNTHAEALLGCAARQAEGHLLSDFPQAAFIAPPPLCQEVWRTGKPHDEELKQVLPRHGRRWFRRQLSAVGECMAVMVRDITEHRENELRLRLNERMAAVGMLAAGVAHEINNPLAFVLSNLHYIEKELRRLKLAQSDLGEMMEAITDAREGAERMRGIVQSLRSLARGDSVNTQPMDLHEVLDNSVQLAWGRLRSRGNVVRDYAELPQVLANSVQLSQVFVNLLVNAAQALPESGGGEIRVVTRQHSDSMVRVEVHDTGCGIPVENLERIFEPFFTTKPVGEGTGLGLSISHDIVRGLGGELTVNSTPGVGTTFRLLLPVAPEDAPSGSTQGEVH; encoded by the coding sequence GTGACGGAGCATCCTCTGGGAGTACGGGCCGTGCCGGCCTTGGCTCCGGAGCGAGTCTCCGCGCAGGCGGAGGCGCTGCCCTACCGCGATCTGTTCCTGGCGCTGGCCGAGGAGCTGCCAGACGCGATCTTCACCAAGGATCTGCAGGGTCGCTACACGTACATCAACAGCGCGGGGGCACGCTTCCTGGGCCGTCCCGCCGAGGAGATCCTCGGCCGCAGGGACTGCGAGCTGCTGGGGCTGGAGGAGGCGCGCAACTCACAGGAGTTCGATCGCCAGACGCTGCTGGCCGGGCGCACGCTGCACGCGGAGATGAGCGAGTGGCTGGCGGGCGTGCAGCGCGAGTGGCTGTCCACGAAGGGCGTGCTGCGGCGAGCGGATGGGCAGGTGACGGGGCTGTTCGGCATCTGCCGGGATGTGTCGGACCACCGGCGCAGCGAGGCGGCCCGGAGCCAGAGCGAGGCGCTGTTCCGCGCGGCGTCGAGCAACAGCTTCGATGCGTTCTTCATCGTCCGGGCCGATTCGGAGGGGCTGCGCCTGCTGCACGTGAACACGCACGCCGAGGCGCTGCTGGGCTGCGCGGCGCGCCAGGCCGAGGGGCACCTGCTCTCCGACTTCCCCCAGGCGGCCTTCATCGCGCCGCCGCCGCTGTGCCAGGAGGTGTGGCGGACGGGCAAGCCCCATGACGAGGAGCTGAAGCAGGTGCTCCCGCGACACGGCCGTCGGTGGTTCCGCCGCCAGCTCAGCGCGGTGGGCGAGTGCATGGCCGTCATGGTGCGAGACATCACCGAGCACCGCGAGAACGAGCTGCGCCTGCGGCTCAACGAGCGGATGGCGGCGGTGGGCATGCTGGCCGCGGGCGTGGCGCACGAGATCAACAACCCGCTGGCGTTCGTGCTGAGCAACCTGCACTACATCGAGAAGGAGCTGCGCCGGCTGAAGCTCGCCCAGAGCGACCTGGGCGAGATGATGGAGGCGATCACCGACGCGCGCGAGGGCGCCGAGCGCATGCGCGGCATCGTGCAGAGCCTGCGCTCGCTCGCGCGGGGAGACTCGGTCAACACGCAGCCGATGGACCTCCACGAGGTGCTGGACAACTCGGTCCAGCTGGCGTGGGGGCGGCTGCGCAGCCGGGGGAACGTGGTGCGCGATTACGCCGAGCTGCCGCAGGTGCTGGCCAACTCGGTCCAGCTCTCCCAGGTCTTCGTGAACCTGCTGGTGAACGCGGCCCAGGCCCTGCCCGAGTCGGGGGGAGGCGAGATCCGGGTGGTGACGCGCCAGCACAGCGACTCGATGGTGCGGGTGGAGGTGCACGACACCGGTTGCGGCATCCCGGTGGAGAACCTCGAGCGCATCTTCGAGCCCTTCTTCACCACGAAGCCGGTGGGAGAAGGTACGGGCCTGGGGCTGTCCATCAGCCACGACATCGTCCGAGGGCTGGGCGGCGAGCTGACCGTGAACAGCACCCCGGGCGTGGGGACCACCTTCCGCCTCCTGCTGCCGGTGGCCCCCGAGGACGCTCCCTCGGGCTCCACGCAGGGCGAGGTCCACTGA
- a CDS encoding DUF5953 family protein encodes MTTQSSLGIIVYAPALVGNDPRTLDSVHGMEKALSGLRLEWRLSDSGRPIALPQRDAWLAEKTRDGKFPILCNGDESYPVTINGRGRDGLFSPGGQPLFEVHAELPLDERVSASAAAVLEGVAEGACALWGEATPYAAAVDIAYQTAPTQEGPPSPRRGLPALKLFEHIRSPEIPAYLGWLNYWSAAAARAIGFPAPARDAELLSRARRTASGGWVVQLTEAPLELDTPAHLDALKRAYERFPEIGGRVTPR; translated from the coding sequence ATGACGACGCAAAGCAGCCTCGGCATCATCGTCTACGCGCCTGCTCTGGTAGGCAATGACCCGCGGACGCTCGATAGCGTCCATGGGATGGAAAAGGCGCTCTCCGGCTTGCGCCTGGAGTGGCGGCTCTCCGACAGCGGGCGCCCCATCGCATTGCCGCAGCGCGATGCGTGGCTCGCAGAAAAGACGCGGGACGGGAAATTCCCTATCCTGTGTAACGGGGATGAGAGCTACCCCGTGACGATTAATGGGAGGGGAAGAGATGGGCTTTTCAGCCCAGGCGGTCAGCCCCTGTTTGAGGTGCATGCGGAACTGCCACTGGACGAGCGCGTGAGTGCGTCGGCGGCGGCTGTGCTCGAGGGCGTGGCGGAGGGGGCGTGTGCGCTGTGGGGGGAGGCGACGCCATACGCCGCTGCGGTGGACATCGCGTATCAGACAGCCCCCACGCAGGAGGGGCCGCCGTCCCCACGCCGGGGGCTGCCCGCCCTGAAGCTCTTCGAGCACATCCGCTCGCCTGAAATTCCCGCTTACCTCGGGTGGCTGAACTATTGGTCGGCCGCTGCCGCACGCGCCATCGGATTCCCAGCCCCCGCGCGCGACGCCGAGCTGCTCTCGCGGGCGCGGCGCACGGCGTCGGGCGGGTGGGTGGTGCAGCTCACGGAGGCACCGCTCGAGCTCGACACCCCCGCCCACCTGGACGCGCTGAAGCGCGCCTACGAGCGCTTCCCGGAGATCGGCGGGCGCGTCACTCCGCGCTGA
- a CDS encoding PAS domain-containing sensor histidine kinase, with protein MALGELLARFRQRLIASWLERAEQRLHPPLSRAALADSMPGFVDELVRRLGASPPGAGPRAAPERGSAPVRVPSRVPEGASLEVILSEYGLLRESILELVEEFGLSMTVGEVRVLSLCLEQAMAGAAFHAFQQREAEAEVALARMRQLVDANIVGLIFWDLEGDITDANEVFLSSVGYTRRELEAGLVNWRSLTPPEWLEQDQQLVAELLATGKHRPAEKEYFRKDGSRVPIVVASTFYPGSKREGVGFVLDISTRKQVETALRESEARARAVAAAAESERALLDAILEAAPVGIIVADANGRILRMNSANARLWGPAPLSESVEAYRDWQGRWADGSERHGRPVQPAEWALSRALRGEVTPGDVVEIVPFDAPGARRTMVNSGAPVRTPEGRIIGGVVAQMDITARLHAETALRESEARFRALADNISQLAWMADATGFISWYNRRWYEYTGTTYEQMRGWGWRAVHDPAHLPRVEERFRQAIHSGQEWEDTFPLRGRDGRLRWFLSRAMPVRDEQGQVIRWFGTNTDVEEHRRQEAALREAVQARDVFLSVAAHELKTPITSLALRLAQLRKDTEAEPEGRASSSSTLRRLEAAESQVRRLKGLVNSLIDVSSIAGEGLSVTLEEIDVAEVVRDVTRAMAPQAERMGSPLEVRVCERALGRFDRERLGQVLRSLLGNAIKFGPGKPIRVELDMEGPWARLRVRDEGIGIAPETLGRLFGKFERGVPERHYGGLGLGLYVTRHLIEAMGGTVRVESALGQGATFIVELPLLGAPCLEGQDR; from the coding sequence ATGGCGCTCGGAGAGCTGCTCGCGCGGTTTCGGCAGCGGCTCATCGCCTCCTGGCTGGAGCGCGCCGAGCAGCGGCTGCATCCGCCGCTGAGCCGGGCCGCACTGGCGGACAGCATGCCCGGGTTCGTGGATGAGCTCGTCCGCCGGTTGGGCGCCAGCCCTCCCGGCGCGGGCCCGCGCGCCGCGCCCGAGAGGGGCTCGGCGCCGGTCCGTGTCCCTTCGCGCGTGCCCGAGGGGGCCAGCCTCGAAGTCATCCTGTCGGAATATGGCCTGCTGCGCGAGTCCATCCTGGAGCTCGTCGAGGAGTTCGGGCTGTCGATGACGGTGGGCGAGGTGCGCGTGCTCTCCCTCTGCCTCGAGCAGGCCATGGCGGGAGCGGCCTTCCACGCCTTCCAGCAACGCGAGGCGGAAGCGGAGGTGGCCCTGGCGCGGATGCGGCAGCTCGTCGACGCCAACATCGTGGGCCTCATCTTCTGGGATCTCGAAGGGGACATCACGGACGCCAACGAAGTCTTCCTCTCCTCCGTCGGCTACACGCGGCGGGAGCTGGAGGCGGGGCTCGTCAACTGGCGCAGCCTCACCCCGCCGGAGTGGCTGGAGCAGGATCAGCAACTGGTGGCGGAGCTGCTCGCGACGGGGAAGCATCGGCCCGCCGAGAAGGAGTATTTCCGCAAGGACGGGAGCCGGGTGCCCATCGTGGTGGCCTCCACCTTCTATCCGGGCAGCAAGCGCGAGGGCGTGGGCTTCGTCCTGGACATCAGCACCCGCAAGCAGGTGGAGACGGCGCTGCGCGAGAGCGAGGCGCGAGCACGCGCGGTCGCCGCCGCGGCCGAGTCCGAGCGGGCCTTGCTCGATGCCATCCTCGAGGCGGCGCCCGTGGGCATCATCGTCGCGGATGCCAATGGCCGCATCCTGCGCATGAACTCCGCCAACGCGCGCTTGTGGGGCCCCGCGCCCCTCTCCGAGAGCGTGGAGGCCTACCGGGACTGGCAGGGGCGGTGGGCCGACGGCTCGGAGCGGCACGGCCGCCCCGTGCAGCCCGCGGAGTGGGCGCTGTCGCGAGCCCTGCGCGGAGAGGTGACGCCGGGGGACGTGGTGGAGATCGTCCCCTTCGACGCGCCCGGGGCGCGCCGGACCATGGTGAACTCCGGCGCGCCGGTGCGGACCCCGGAGGGGCGCATCATCGGAGGCGTGGTCGCGCAGATGGACATCACCGCGCGCCTGCACGCCGAGACCGCGTTGCGCGAGAGCGAGGCCCGCTTCCGGGCGCTCGCCGACAACATCTCGCAGCTGGCCTGGATGGCGGACGCGACAGGCTTCATCTCCTGGTACAACCGCCGCTGGTACGAATACACCGGCACCACCTACGAGCAGATGCGGGGCTGGGGGTGGAGGGCCGTGCATGATCCCGCGCACCTGCCGCGGGTGGAGGAGCGCTTCCGGCAGGCCATCCACTCCGGGCAGGAGTGGGAGGACACCTTCCCGCTGCGCGGCAGGGACGGGCGGTTGCGCTGGTTCCTGTCCCGGGCGATGCCCGTGCGAGACGAGCAGGGGCAGGTCATCCGCTGGTTCGGCACCAACACCGACGTGGAGGAGCATCGCCGCCAGGAGGCCGCGCTGCGCGAGGCCGTGCAGGCCCGCGATGTGTTCCTCTCCGTGGCGGCGCATGAGCTGAAGACGCCGATCACCAGCCTCGCCCTGCGCCTGGCGCAGTTGCGCAAGGACACGGAGGCGGAGCCGGAGGGCCGCGCGTCGAGCTCCTCCACGCTCCGCCGCCTGGAGGCCGCCGAGAGCCAGGTGCGCAGGCTGAAGGGCCTGGTGAACAGCCTGATTGACGTGTCGAGCATCGCCGGCGAGGGGCTCTCGGTCACGCTCGAGGAGATCGACGTGGCGGAGGTCGTCCGAGACGTCACCCGGGCCATGGCTCCCCAGGCCGAGCGCATGGGCTCACCCCTGGAGGTGAGGGTGTGTGAGCGCGCCCTGGGCCGGTTCGATCGGGAGCGGTTGGGGCAGGTGCTGAGGAGCCTGCTGGGCAACGCCATCAAGTTCGGGCCCGGCAAGCCTATCCGCGTCGAGCTGGACATGGAGGGCCCATGGGCGCGGCTGCGCGTCCGTGACGAGGGTATCGGCATCGCCCCCGAGACGCTGGGCCGGCTCTTCGGGAAGTTCGAGCGCGGCGTGCCGGAGCGGCACTACGGGGGCCTGGGACTGGGGCTGTACGTGACCCGGCACCTCATCGAGGCCATGGGCGGCACGGTGCGGGTGGAGAGTGCCCTCGGGCAAGGCGCCACGTTCATCGTCGAGCTGCCCCTGCTCGGCGCGCCCTGCCTGGAGGGCCAGGACCGCTAG
- a CDS encoding ATP-binding protein codes for MPSTGKRASIATRNTKTRPERASTDQSLRSEREKADLEYDKRQTAIDEAEDAAIHKARGKADKNLRAARHRADSELTRSKTPVKAREKLSRERANEDTALQEERATADEARRDERAERKRALAALLHLEREATDKHLLLERLRSDEGLVTREQILEMVNHDLFSLLGGIALQADLLLQNAAEDAVGRKTATAARYIQRFTAGMKRLIGDLVDVASLDAGKLRVTPVQQDATELVRESVEAFLPLARAQGLALEARTGEKKVMAKLDHDRVLQVLANLLSNAIKFTPKGGRISIRVEPAAQGVLFSVTDTGSGIPSEQLEAVFERYWQAHNGGPRGLGLGLYISKGIVDAHGGRIWVESQPGKGSTFSFTIPG; via the coding sequence ATGCCGAGCACTGGGAAGAGAGCTTCCATCGCGACCAGGAATACGAAAACGCGCCCCGAGCGTGCCAGTACGGACCAGAGCCTGCGCTCCGAGCGGGAGAAGGCCGATCTCGAGTACGACAAGCGGCAGACGGCGATTGATGAGGCGGAAGATGCCGCCATCCACAAGGCCCGGGGCAAGGCGGATAAGAACTTACGCGCGGCCCGCCACCGCGCGGATTCGGAGCTGACACGGAGCAAGACACCCGTGAAAGCCCGGGAGAAGCTTTCCCGGGAGCGGGCGAATGAGGACACCGCGCTACAGGAGGAGCGGGCCACCGCTGATGAGGCGCGGCGGGACGAGCGCGCGGAGCGCAAGCGTGCCCTGGCTGCGCTCCTTCACCTGGAACGAGAGGCCACCGACAAACACCTGCTGCTCGAGCGGCTGCGCTCCGATGAAGGGCTGGTGACGCGGGAGCAGATCCTGGAGATGGTCAACCACGATTTGTTCTCACTGCTCGGGGGCATCGCTCTACAGGCGGACCTTCTCCTTCAGAATGCCGCCGAGGACGCGGTGGGCAGGAAGACAGCGACAGCCGCCAGGTACATCCAGCGCTTCACCGCCGGAATGAAGCGGCTGATCGGCGACCTGGTGGATGTGGCCAGCCTCGACGCGGGCAAGCTCCGCGTCACTCCCGTGCAGCAGGACGCTACCGAGCTCGTGCGGGAGTCCGTCGAGGCGTTCCTCCCCCTGGCCCGTGCCCAGGGGCTCGCTCTCGAGGCGCGGACTGGAGAGAAGAAGGTGATGGCGAAGCTCGATCATGACCGCGTCCTCCAGGTCCTCGCCAACCTGCTGAGCAATGCCATCAAGTTCACCCCGAAGGGAGGCAGGATCTCGATTCGAGTCGAGCCGGCCGCTCAGGGCGTTCTCTTCTCCGTGACGGACACCGGCTCGGGAATCCCGAGCGAGCAGCTGGAGGCCGTGTTCGAGCGTTACTGGCAGGCCCACAACGGGGGCCCAAGAGGGCTGGGACTTGGGCTCTACATCTCCAAGGGCATCGTGGACGCCCATGGGGGACGGATCTGGGTTGAGAGTCAGCCAGGCAAGGGCAGCACCTTCTCGTTCACGATTCCGGGGTGA
- a CDS encoding glycosyltransferase, whose product MHATLYHQLQGLYVAGDVLCAVDCARALPEYRHVFFINRDAWLSTELLAQVEGQGIEVRRNSLVTEDDVTPALRGVFYHCVGNDERLRGEYVRFREAPPGVMLCAWLHTPGLCGAWVERYHHLRGRAVSRLVFASSFSLHNTPGVELQDFESCSIIHPRVDTERYGAVRRAEDGTFRIGRWSRGDDSKYSDDFLELLSSIDIPDSEFVCMGIPGKFRGVSLPPRVRFLENGAVPVEQLLSRLDVLLFKTDEATWHEGWCRTVTEAMAAGVVPVVENRGGLVDQVIHGHNGFLCDSNEEFKRYCELLHREPERRLRMSANARTFASRNLGLKQLRGDLLRLLEPQAARRLNFGYEPDMRSGYLNFSPKPLPGFDVSAELNPFNPRLPFEDDAFDEIVAHHVLEHVAHKVQILEELWRIARHNAVIRIRLPDRHHDEAFRDPTHLSYWDVDSIDYFVPGNRRSHALARFGVLRKHTNGHEIDWELLALRHRRA is encoded by the coding sequence ATGCACGCCACCCTCTACCATCAGCTCCAAGGGCTGTACGTGGCCGGAGATGTTCTCTGCGCCGTCGACTGTGCTCGCGCGCTGCCCGAGTACCGCCACGTCTTCTTCATCAATCGCGACGCATGGCTCTCGACCGAGCTGCTGGCCCAGGTGGAAGGGCAGGGGATCGAGGTGCGTCGGAACTCGCTCGTCACCGAGGATGACGTCACCCCCGCGCTGCGCGGCGTCTTCTACCACTGCGTGGGGAATGATGAGCGGCTCCGAGGGGAGTACGTGCGCTTCCGCGAGGCGCCCCCGGGCGTCATGCTGTGCGCCTGGCTCCACACGCCAGGGCTGTGCGGCGCGTGGGTGGAGCGCTACCACCACCTGCGAGGCCGGGCCGTCTCGCGCCTCGTCTTCGCCAGCAGCTTCAGCCTCCACAACACGCCGGGCGTCGAGCTCCAGGACTTCGAGTCCTGCTCCATCATCCACCCGAGGGTCGATACCGAGCGCTACGGCGCCGTCCGCCGCGCGGAGGACGGCACGTTCCGGATCGGGCGCTGGAGCCGCGGGGATGACAGCAAGTACTCGGACGACTTCCTCGAGCTGCTGTCGAGCATCGACATCCCGGACAGCGAGTTCGTGTGCATGGGCATCCCAGGGAAGTTCCGAGGGGTCTCCTTGCCGCCGCGCGTGCGCTTCCTGGAGAACGGCGCGGTGCCCGTGGAGCAGCTCCTGTCGCGGCTCGACGTGCTCCTCTTCAAGACGGACGAGGCGACCTGGCACGAGGGCTGGTGCCGCACCGTCACGGAGGCCATGGCCGCCGGCGTGGTGCCCGTCGTCGAGAACCGGGGCGGCCTCGTGGATCAGGTGATCCACGGCCACAACGGGTTTCTCTGCGACAGCAACGAGGAGTTCAAGCGCTACTGCGAGCTGCTCCACCGCGAGCCGGAGCGACGGCTGCGGATGAGCGCGAACGCGCGGACGTTCGCGTCCCGGAACCTGGGGCTGAAGCAGCTCCGGGGAGATCTCCTGCGGCTGCTCGAGCCCCAGGCCGCGCGGCGCCTCAACTTCGGCTACGAGCCAGACATGAGGTCCGGCTACCTCAACTTCAGCCCGAAGCCGCTGCCGGGCTTCGACGTGTCCGCCGAGCTCAACCCGTTCAACCCCCGGCTGCCCTTCGAGGATGACGCGTTCGACGAGATCGTCGCGCACCACGTCCTGGAGCACGTGGCGCACAAGGTGCAGATCCTCGAGGAGCTCTGGCGCATCGCCCGGCACAACGCGGTGATCCGGATCCGGCTGCCCGACCGCCACCACGACGAAGCCTTCCGGGATCCGACGCACCTGTCCTACTGGGACGTGGACTCCATCGACTACTTCGTGCCGGGGAACCGGCGCAGCCATGCGCTGGCCCGCTTCGGCGTCCTGCGCAAGCACACCAACGGCCACGAGATCGACTGGGAGCTGCTGGCGCTGCGGCACCGACGCGCCTGA